The following coding sequences are from one Rhipicephalus microplus isolate Deutch F79 chromosome 3, USDA_Rmic, whole genome shotgun sequence window:
- the LOC142803007 gene encoding neprilysin-1-like produces MCDRSSAVANYLSWRIVQVMGQYATERFRRARFRFDRYRYLLQDVGEIPRACVRLTSRLLHFAVGPLYFDRHISRPAERYRKLYDMAEELRDAFAVLSDLNTWMDSDTKERARQKLHHLQMNIGFPPWIKSDRDLDEYYKDVPDLRKEEFFVGLLRKLKIYNRIMYARLRRFKKAEDFGPINFGALGTIMGQQLTYGFGEQGALYDEHGKLVDWWSRETHHKFIIGARCLSEQYDQFNNPITGMKLSVNNTLKTSIADNAGLRLAFKAFRVYMTKYEERYGMYSIPGMEPWTMEQVFFIAYALSRCEVSRKRSMYFYLRPRDQIPNRFRTIIPLMNFERFSAIFSCKVGTIMNPDQKCIVW; encoded by the exons ATGTGTGACCGCAGCTCGGCGGTGGCCAACTACTTGAGCTGGCGCATCGTGCAAGTGATGGGCCAGTACGCGACCGAGCGGTTCCGGCGGGCAAGGTTCCGCTTCGACCGGTACAGGTACCTGCTCCAGGACGTGGGCGAGATTCCGCGAGCGTGCGTGCGCCTCACGTCACGACTACTGCACTTCGCCGTGGGCCCGCTCTACTTCGACCGGCACATCTCGCGGCCGGCCGAGCGGTACAGGAAA CTGTACGACATGGCCGAAGAGCTGCGGGACGCGTTTGCTGTCCTCAGTGACCTCAACACCTGGATGGACTCGGACACCAAGGAGAGGGCGAGGCAGAAG CTGCATCACCTGCAGATGAACATCGGCTTCCCGCCCTGGATAAAGAGCGACCGGGACCTGGACGAGTACTACAAGGAC GTTCCGGACTTGCGCAAGGAGGAGTTCTTCGTCGGCCTCCTGCGCAAGCTCAAGATTTACAACCGCATCATGTACGCCCGATTGCGCCGCTTCAAGAAAGCCGAGGACTTTGG ACCCATCAATTTTGGTGCCCTCGGAACCATTATGGGGCAGCAGCTGACATACGGCTTCGGAGAGCAAG GCGCCCTTTACGACGAGCACGGCAAGCTGGTGGATTGGTGGTCTCGCGAGACCCACCACAAGTTCATCATTGGCGCCCGCTGTCTCTCCGAGCAGTACGACCAGTTCAACAACCCCATCACCGGAATGAAG CTGAGCGTCAACAACACCCTGAAGACGAGCATTGCCGACAACGCGGGCCTGCGACTCGCCTTCAAG GCCTTCCGGGTGTACATGACCAAGTACGAGGAGCGCTACGGCATGTACTCCATACCTGGAATGGAGCCCTGGACCATGGAACAGGTCTTCTTCATCGCGTACGCCCTG TCGCGATGTGAGGTCTCCCGGAAGCGCTCCATGTACTTCTACCTGCGCCCCCGGGACCAGATACCCAACCGCTTCCG GACCATCATCCCGCTGATGAATTTCGAGCGGTTCTCGGCCATCTTCAGCTGCAAGGTCGGCACCATCATGAACCCGGACCAGAAGTGCATTGTCTGGTAG